From Vigna angularis cultivar LongXiaoDou No.4 chromosome 11, ASM1680809v1, whole genome shotgun sequence:
TAATTGAAGAACATAGACCAAAACAAAAATCTGCAAATATAGTTTCCACAAGCTGGTCAACGATTGGCCTTGGCAACTctctcaatttcatcttttttcttGATAGCGTAACTGAAAAGGAATATTGAATTCAGTTAAACGCCAGCAAAATTGGAAAAAGAATAATTGGCGTGGAGAAGATAAAAACAATCAGACTCCACAATGTAATTTGAGAAGTATTACCTGTTGGATGACCCTTTGGCTGCATTAATAAGTTCATCAGCCAAGCATTCTGCAATAGTTTTGATATTTCTGAATGCAGCTTCCCGTGCACCAGTTGTTAAAAGATAGATAGCCTGATTAACTCGGCGAAGGGGTGAGATATCCACAGCCTGTCTCCTTACAACTCCAGCAGAACCAATTCTAGTTGCATCTTCACGGGGACCACTAGataaattaaacacaataaaagaAAGTCAGACATATTCCTcgtattttaaagttaatttaagtTGGATTCAAGACAATGCCCATCAAGAATTACATATTGTAATGAAGTCTCCATAGCTAATTACAATGCCCATCAAGAATTACATATTGGtaacatacacacacacatataagTTCATTTGAGGCTGACAGTTTACAGTCCAAAAAGAGTACCCACAATACAATATTCAATGTTTGTGCATCATGTCCACCATAAACAAATTGATCCAGAAACATATAAAACTTCGTATCCTACCGCTTTGTTTACATGATAATAGCTTGAGCAACCCATAATCCAACACGACATAATCAAGCAAATACAGCAACTACCAAATGCACACACAGGTGactaaccattttttttaaacagaCGATTATCACATGAACAAAACCAACACTAATTCTATTTGAAGTAATTACCTAGAATTATTAGATAGAACTAATGCAAAAGTGTCATCATACAGGCTATCAaaacaattaagaaataaacaataattgtGTCATTCACCATCTATGACTTAAACTAACACGCTCTGATCCTCCGGAAGGGAATTTCCTTCCAGAAAGTTATAGTATTCAATCAacaatatctaattaaaaatgaCTAAAAATAGACGAATGTGCATAAAACACGGAGAATGGTCAGATAGAGCTAATACAAAATGCCATCATTCAGGCAATCAAACCAATAGGGAAATCAATCATCATCATTCCATCCTCCAGATTACGTTCGAGTAAACGAGTAGCTTCCGGTGTAAACTCTAAATCAAGGTTCAAATccataaaaggaaataaaacacaaatatgaggactaaaattttctttatcGATATAGCTACCTAACTTACAACTATATCAATCTAAAATCAATAAAAGGAATAATATCCTAATCCACACTACAATCATGAAAGAATACAAAAGCAATACCTGTTAATGACAGCATCAACAATAACCTGAATGGGGTTCAGATCAGTCAACAAATGAATAATTTCCATAGCATGCTTGATGATCCTAACAGCCATGAGTTTCTTGCCATTGTTTCTGCCGTGCATCATGAGAGAGTTGGTGAGCCTCTCAACAATGGGGCACTGGGCCTTCCTGAACCGCTTCACAGAGTACCTACCAGCAGTGTGAGGAACATAGGTGGCATGCTTGGATGCCACCACTCCAATGTAATCGGCCAGAGAAATGTCATTAACCTAATATAACCCAAACAAAAATCTCATTCAACAACACAAaatcagatttttcaaaacataatatGATTAACAAGTACCCAACCCTAAACAGAGAATTGATATTAATTTCCTGAAAACAGAACCTGAACATCATCGAAGCTCCAGCGGTTGAAAAGCTTGACATCGATCTGGGAGGGATCTGCGACAACACCAGCTTCGTGAACGTCGGCCATGACTGCATAAAGGATAGGACGTTAGAATTAGGGATAACAAGAAAAGCAAAAACGAAAAAGAGGAACAGAATGAAACATAACAGAAGAAAATACGAAGAGATGCGGAAGAGTTGAAAACCTAATCGATTGTGAGAGGTATCTGacgaatgaaagaagaaaacaacgtTTGAATGAAAGATTAAAATGAGAGTGAAACCTGAAACTGATTGAGAGAAAGAGGAGGCTAGGGTAGCCGCTTTTGCTTGTATCTCAGAAAGAAGCACAACCCAAAACCCTACTTGCTGGCATTTATATGTCCACCCAGTATTAAGCTAAAATTTCAACGTACTTCTGTTTAtctctttttattaattaaaattgtaaattaaaattttacatatttaaatgtATTGAGTGGAAATCTgtgatataataaattttaaaataaaatcatattctaATTCTACTAAGCcattttttcatcaaattaaaagaatataattttaaaaatatatacaatttaataatCTTATTATTCGTATAATTTTACTAGTTTCAtgagtaattaattaaaaaatacaaattatatacattttatatatatatatatatatatatatttttgctAACTTacgtaaataaattttagttgacaaaaatatttttttatgttatgaattttaaattttaaaattaaaggtat
This genomic window contains:
- the LOC108332318 gene encoding 40S ribosomal protein S5, which gives rise to MADVHEAGVVADPSQIDVKLFNRWSFDDVQVNDISLADYIGVVASKHATYVPHTAGRYSVKRFRKAQCPIVERLTNSLMMHGRNNGKKLMAVRIIKHAMEIIHLLTDLNPIQVIVDAVINSGPREDATRIGSAGVVRRQAVDISPLRRVNQAIYLLTTGAREAAFRNIKTIAECLADELINAAKGSSNSYAIKKKDEIERVAKANR